A genome region from Flavobacterium sp. CFS9 includes the following:
- a CDS encoding DUF4835 family protein encodes MNKLVTFLAFLIFGFTQAQQLNCTVTINTERLPNPNQQVFKTLQTSLSEFVNKTDWTGVALKQNERINCSMYITLSSNSSDQFSGTIQVQSSRLIYNSTYSSPVLNYNDKDFNFRYIEYEPLLFNPTTFESNLVSVVSFYSYIILAMDADSFQMGAGNQYLEIAQNIASVAQQGGSKGWSQSDGVQNRYYLITDMISPMYSDLRQTMFMYHNGLDGMSQDLKAAKEKIKSGLMLLGKLNSVKPNAFLTRVFFDAKSDEIVSIFSGGPSIPITDLTDVLNKVSPLNSTKWSQIKF; translated from the coding sequence ATGAATAAACTAGTTACTTTTTTAGCATTTTTGATTTTTGGCTTCACACAAGCACAGCAGCTAAATTGCACTGTAACTATTAATACAGAAAGATTACCCAATCCCAATCAGCAGGTTTTTAAAACGCTTCAGACTTCTTTGTCGGAGTTTGTCAATAAAACAGATTGGACCGGAGTGGCTTTAAAACAAAATGAGCGAATCAATTGCTCGATGTATATTACACTGTCATCGAACAGCTCTGATCAGTTTTCAGGGACGATTCAGGTACAATCCTCACGATTGATTTATAATTCTACTTATTCTTCACCAGTATTAAATTACAACGATAAAGATTTCAATTTCAGATATATTGAATACGAACCTTTGTTGTTTAATCCGACTACGTTTGAGTCCAATTTAGTATCTGTAGTTTCTTTTTACAGCTATATAATTTTAGCGATGGACGCCGATAGTTTTCAAATGGGCGCAGGAAATCAGTATCTTGAAATCGCACAGAATATTGCAAGCGTAGCACAGCAAGGAGGATCAAAAGGCTGGAGCCAGTCAGATGGAGTTCAAAACCGTTATTATCTGATTACTGATATGATTTCGCCAATGTACAGCGATTTGCGTCAAACCATGTTCATGTACCATAACGGTTTAGACGGGATGAGTCAGGATTTGAAAGCGGCTAAAGAAAAGATTAAGTCGGGTTTGATGCTTCTCGGAAAATTGAATTCGGTAAAGCCTAATGCCTTTTTGACGAGAGTGTTTTTTGACGCCAAATCAGACGAAATTGTCTCCATATTTTCAGGAGGACCGAGTATTCCAATTACAGATCTGACCGATGTCTTAAATAAAGTATCTCCGTTGAATAGTACCAAATGGTCGCAGATTAAATTTTAG